One genomic window of Tachypleus tridentatus isolate NWPU-2018 chromosome 12, ASM421037v1, whole genome shotgun sequence includes the following:
- the LOC143234465 gene encoding sushi, von Willebrand factor type A, EGF and pentraxin domain-containing protein 1-like isoform X3 encodes MACTSPPQIDHGSFNCIPGKFGELTSGTICNYHCDKGYVTPLSQSKLTTWKCLSNFQWNITDKPTCLRTVPPEPLNCTDQIMVTETGFAEVKKPRFTDVNGKDLDVECTLTKPLKLGNHSNVCKSIDTELQTSAKCTYRIQVIALKCEQLPSVEHGFLSCIAGTFGEFTPGAVCTYKCENGFVIPTSQSDMVARICLSSSRWNVTQLPECWKVYPPKPVNCDNQTLVAKLGVVKVTKPRFVAGDGRELNVMCSLEGLLEPGDHVNFCDAFDPELLTGGVCIYTISVKVPVCAPLPRIDHGSLTCIPGEYGELTPGTICSYHCEKEYTIPLSQTEIMTRICEPHLKWNTTKLPMCLKAYYPKPLDCFNQTLITEEGIAWLQKPRFVAGDGRELDVKCTLKGKLKPGEYINLCESTDPELQTVGFCSYRIIVKVPTCDPPPQPEYGYIECNTTESDKYPIGTICYYSCLSDYIIPTSQSNLHITVCLALLQWNITSFPECKKKLAPYPKEGACKDEIFETNDPSSITLEPPTFVRAQGDTAMVSCSLTTISSYGIYKNLCRATDPELQTSTSCTYKIEVKHLEQGDDALRHRCDPLNAPANGYIQCQTVEKKLLCDIKCKSGFSMPSNFHLLQEGYVECDPLHGLWNFQRIYRIQRLPDCLAGLPHTMIEGSIKFKTDVRDCLDYENLSLLMDVIKKGLLDRNQEICGQIDCNRFIFSCSGGLGGVKPTLETMWTFQAINEPGTATQDRNITALIETVQFDTKAIIVSDPTFKNEFLNFSAILLEETFTDTHFHLVCQERGFVVNITTNRCWECPTGTYEEDNQCKNCPGNHYQDMTGQTKCKSCPRGTISYSGSRSLVDCKVMSVSSDLDLPELVRDQPYIDECTPNPCKNHGTCTNAPKDSYHCHCKRGYKGHLCQYRQLQKQYFCLNGGTLVLKTRYQFLARCLCPPGYSGRRCGNVKGT; translated from the exons ATGGCCTGCACATCTCCACCACAGATAGATCATGGATCATTTAACTGTATTCCTGGAAAGTTTGGAGAACTAACATCTGGAACTATTTGTAACTATCACTGTGATAAAGGATACGTTACTCCTCTCAGCCAGTCCAAGTTAACCACATGGAAATGTCTCTCTAATTTCCAGTGGAACATAACAGATAAACCCACATGTTTAC GAACTGTTCCACCTGAGCCATTAAATTGTACCGATCAAATCATGGTGACAGAAACTGGATTTGCTGAAGTAAAGAAACCCAGGTTTACAGATGTAAATGGAAAAGATTTGGATGTGGAGTGTACTTTAACGAAACCACTGAAGCTTGGGAACCATAGCAATGTATGTAAAAGTATTGATACAGAGTTGCAAACGAGTGCAAAATGTACTTACAGAATTCAGGTTATAG CACTGAAATGTGAACAACTTCCATCTGTAGAACATGGATTTCTAAGCTGTATTGCTGGAACGTTTGGTGAGTTTACACCTGGAGCTGTTTGTACCTACAAGTGTGAGAATGGCTTTGTCATTCCAACCAGTCAATCAGATATGGTGGCAAGAATATGTCTTTCTAGTTCAAGGTGGAATGTGACCCAACTTCCAGAGTGCTGGA agGTGTACCCACCAAAACCTGTAAACTGCGACAACCAAACATTGGTAGCTAAACTTGGTGTAGTTAAGGTAACAAAACCCAGGTTTGTAGCAGGTGATGGCAGGGAGTTAAATGTGATGTGCAGCCTCGAAGGATTACTGGAACCAGGGGATCATGTGAATTTTTGTGATGCCTTTGACCCAGAATTATTGACTGGTGGTGTTTGCATCTACACAATAAGTGTTAAAG TTCCAGTATGTGCCCCTTTACCAAGAATAGATCATGGATCCTTAACTTGCATTCCTGGAGAGTATGGTGAGCTCACTCCTGGAACAATTTGCTCTTACCATTGTGAAAAGGAATATACCATACCGTTAAGTCAGACGGAAATTATGACGAGAATATGTGAACCTCACTTGAAGTGGAACACTACCAAACTACCAATGTGTTTAA AGGCTTACTATCCCAAGCCCTTAGACTGCTTCAACCAAACCCTAATAACAGAAGAAGGGATTGCTTGGTTACAAAAACCCAGGTTTGTAGCAGGAGATGGGCGAGAATTGGATGTGAAATGTACATTAAAGGGAAAACTGAAACCAGGAGAATACATTAACTTATGTGAGAGTACAGACCCTGAACTGCAAACTGTTGGATTTTGTTCATACAGGATCATTGTTAAAG TTCCTACATGTGACCCTCCACCTCAACCTGAATATGGATACATAGAGTGCAATACTACAGAATCTGACAAGTATCCCATAGGAACTATCTGTTACTACAGTTGTCTGTCAGACTACATCATACCTACAAGCCAATCAAACCTCCATATAACAGTCTGTCTTGCTCTTCTGCAATGGAATATTACAAGTTTCCCAGAGTGCAAAA AAAAACTTGCACCATATCCAAAGGAAGGGGCATGCAAAGATGAAATATTTGAGACAAATGATCCCAGTTCAATAACATTAGAGCCTCCAACTTTTGTAAGAGCTCAGGGAGACACTGCCATGGTGAGCTGTTCCTTGACTACTATCTCTAGTTATGGTATCTACAAGAATCTCTGTCGAGCTACAGATCCAGAGTTACAAACTTCTACGTCCTGTACTTATAAGATAGAGGTGAAGCATCTTGAGCAGGGTGATGATGCATTAC GACACAGGTGTGATCCTTTGAATGCACCAGCTAATGGTTACATCCAGTGCCAAACTGTTGAGAAAAAACTCTTGTGTGATATCAAGTGTAAAAGTGGATTCTCCATGCCATCAAACTTCCACTTACTTCAAGAAGGATATGTTGAATGTGATCCATTGCATGGCCTGTGGAATTTCCAGAGGATTTACAGGATTCAAAGATTACCAGATTGCTTAG CTGGATTACCACACACAATGATAGAAGGCTCCATAAAGTTCAAGACTGATGTTAGAGACTGCTTAGACTATGAGAATTTGAGTTTGCTTATGGATGTTATCAAAAAAGGGCTATTGGATAGAAATCAGGAGATATGTGGACAAATTGACTGTAACAGATTTATTTTCTCATGTTCAGGAGGTCTTGGTGGAGTTAAGCCAACACTTGAAACTATGTGGACATTTCAG GCAATAAACGAGCCAGGTACAGCTACTCAGGACAGAAACATTACTGCTCTCATTGAAACagtacagtttgataccaaagcCATTATAGTTTCAGATCCAACATTCAAAAATGAGTTTCTCAATTTCAGTGCCATTCTGCTGGAGGAAACATTTACAGACACTCATTTTCATCTTGTCTGTCAAGAAAGGGGCTTTGTTGTGAACATCACCACCAACAGATGTT GGGAGTGCCCAACTGGAACTTATGAAGAGGATAATCAGTGTAAAAATTGTCCAGGAAACCATTACCAAGATATGACTGGACAAACCAAATGTAAATCTTGTCCACGTGGAACAATATCATACAGTGGATCCCGCTCTCTAGTAGACTGCAAAG TCATGTCTGTCAGTTCTGATCTGGACCTCCCTGAGCTTGTCAGAGACCAGCCATACATAGATGAATGTACACCCAACCCTTGTAAAAATCATGGAACTTGTACTAATGCTCCTAAAGATAGCTATCACTGCCATTGTAAGCGTGGTTATAAAG GCCACTTGTGCCAGTATAGGCAGTTgcagaaacaatatttttgtttaaatggtGGAACACTTGTTTTGAAGACACGTTACCAATTTTTAGCAAGATGTTTGTGTCCTCCAGGGTACAGTGGAAGAAGATGTGGAAATGTTAAAG